From Streptomyces sp. TLI_105, the proteins below share one genomic window:
- a CDS encoding Gfo/Idh/MocA family protein: MAKHSGVKPRIGLLGTGPWAARTHAPALVGHPGVEFSGVWGRRPEAAAALAAASGTRAYEDVDALLAASDAVALALPPDVQAPLAVRAAEAGCHVLLDKPVATTVALAREVTEAVEAAGVASVVFCTLRFAEPTARWIDEQAAAGGWFLGEAHWLGSLYGPGSVSAYAASPWRREKGGLWDVGPHVLSVYLPVLGDVTDITAVPGPDGTHHLVLRHGSGASSTATLTLGAPPEAAGAALTLHGSRGRADMPRWDGAVGAFAAAVDALVTAARTGEPHPCDARFGLRVTKILAEAEHRATRG, translated from the coding sequence CACGCACGCGCCCGCGCTCGTCGGGCATCCGGGCGTCGAGTTCAGCGGGGTGTGGGGCAGACGCCCCGAGGCGGCCGCCGCGCTCGCCGCCGCGTCCGGCACCCGGGCGTACGAGGACGTGGACGCCCTCCTCGCCGCGAGCGACGCCGTCGCCCTCGCCCTCCCGCCCGACGTCCAGGCGCCCCTCGCGGTGCGGGCGGCGGAGGCCGGCTGCCACGTCCTGCTCGACAAGCCGGTCGCGACGACGGTGGCGCTCGCCCGCGAGGTGACCGAGGCCGTGGAGGCGGCCGGGGTCGCCTCGGTGGTCTTCTGCACCCTGCGGTTCGCGGAGCCGACGGCCCGCTGGATCGACGAGCAGGCGGCGGCGGGCGGCTGGTTCCTGGGCGAGGCCCACTGGCTGGGCTCGCTCTACGGCCCCGGCTCCGTCAGCGCGTACGCGGCCTCGCCGTGGCGGCGGGAGAAGGGCGGCCTCTGGGACGTCGGCCCGCACGTCCTCTCCGTCTACCTGCCAGTCCTCGGCGACGTCACCGACATCACCGCCGTCCCGGGTCCCGACGGCACCCACCACCTGGTGCTGCGGCACGGCTCGGGAGCGAGCAGCACGGCCACGCTCACCCTGGGCGCGCCCCCGGAGGCGGCGGGGGCGGCCCTCACCCTGCACGGCAGCCGGGGCCGGGCCGACATGCCCCGCTGGGACGGCGCGGTGGGGGCCTTCGCCGCGGCCGTGGACGCCCTCGTCACCGCGGCCCGCACCGGCGAGCCCCACCCCTGCGACGCCCGCTTCGGCCTGCGCGTCACGAAGATCCTGGCGGAGGCGGAGCACCGGGCCACCCGCGGCTGA
- a CDS encoding arsenate reductase family protein, which yields MEIWINPACSKCRSALTLLDAEGADYTVRRYLEDVPSPEEIRRVLDRLGLEPWDITRTGEDVAKELGVKEWPRDEAARERWIEALSAHPKLIQRPIITAEDGTAVVGRTEEAVRNALSR from the coding sequence ATGGAGATCTGGATCAATCCCGCCTGTTCCAAGTGCCGCAGCGCCCTCACCCTCCTCGACGCGGAAGGCGCCGACTACACCGTGCGCCGCTACCTGGAGGACGTCCCCTCGCCCGAGGAGATCCGGCGCGTGCTCGACCGGCTCGGGCTCGAGCCCTGGGACATCACGCGGACCGGCGAGGACGTCGCCAAGGAGCTCGGCGTGAAGGAGTGGCCCCGGGACGAGGCCGCCCGGGAGCGGTGGATCGAGGCGCTCTCCGCCCACCCCAAGCTGATCCAGCGGCCCATCATCACGGCGGAGGACGGCACGGCCGTCGTCGGCCGCACCGAGGAGGCCGTGCGGAACGCGCTCTCCCGCTGA
- a CDS encoding cytochrome P450 produces the protein MSVAAETLPAFPFDWDGTRLPAEIDALRAEPVRKVRTIAGAEAWLVSSYELCRHVLEDPGFSLKDTSAPGAPRQYALTIPPHVVNNMGNITGAGLRKAVMKAINPKAPGLEEWLRARAGALVDALVAEGAPGELRGGYADPYSAGLHCRMLGIPEEDGPLLLRSLDVAFMNAPREIEAARLNWDRDIAYMTERLDDPATGGLMAELAALREDPDYAHLTDEMLATVGVTLFGAGVISTAGFLTMALVSVLTRPDVREALTADGTRGVAGAMDELLRVNLSIGDGLPRVALEDVRLGDVDVRAGELVLVLVEAANHDPERFPDPLAFRPDRENAAEHLSFGGGRHYCPATALGKRHAEIALETLLDRLPGLRLAVPVEQLVWRTNFMKRLPERLPVAW, from the coding sequence ATGAGCGTCGCCGCCGAGACCCTGCCGGCCTTCCCCTTCGACTGGGACGGGACCCGGCTGCCCGCCGAGATCGACGCGCTGCGTGCCGAGCCGGTCCGGAAGGTCCGCACGATCGCCGGGGCCGAGGCCTGGCTGGTCTCCTCGTACGAGCTGTGCAGACACGTCCTGGAGGACCCCGGGTTCAGCCTGAAGGACACCTCGGCTCCGGGGGCGCCGAGGCAGTACGCGCTGACGATCCCGCCGCACGTGGTGAACAACATGGGCAACATCACCGGGGCCGGACTGCGCAAGGCCGTCATGAAGGCGATCAACCCGAAGGCACCCGGCCTGGAGGAGTGGCTGCGGGCGCGGGCCGGGGCCCTGGTGGACGCGCTGGTCGCCGAGGGGGCGCCCGGAGAGCTGCGGGGCGGCTACGCCGATCCGTACTCGGCGGGGCTGCACTGCCGGATGCTGGGCATCCCGGAGGAGGACGGGCCGCTGCTGCTGCGCAGTCTGGACGTGGCCTTCATGAACGCACCGCGCGAGATCGAGGCGGCCCGGCTCAACTGGGACCGGGACATCGCCTACATGACCGAGCGCCTGGACGATCCGGCGACGGGTGGGCTGATGGCGGAGCTCGCGGCGCTGCGCGAGGATCCCGACTACGCGCATCTGACGGACGAGATGCTGGCGACGGTGGGCGTGACGCTGTTCGGCGCCGGAGTGATCTCCACCGCCGGGTTCCTGACGATGGCGCTGGTGTCGGTGCTGACCCGGCCGGACGTGCGGGAGGCGCTGACCGCCGACGGCACGCGAGGTGTCGCCGGGGCCATGGACGAACTGCTGCGGGTGAACCTGTCGATCGGCGACGGGCTGCCGCGGGTCGCCCTGGAGGACGTGCGCCTCGGCGACGTCGACGTGCGGGCCGGGGAACTCGTCCTGGTGCTCGTGGAGGCCGCGAACCACGACCCGGAGCGCTTCCCAGACCCGCTGGCCTTCCGGCCGGACCGGGAGAACGCCGCCGAGCACCTCTCCTTCGGTGGCGGGCGGCACTACTGCCCGGCGACGGCGCTCGGCAAGCGGCACGCCGAGATCGCCCTGGAGACGCTCCTCGACCGGCTGCCGGGGCTGCGGCTCGCGGTGCCGGTCGAGCAGCTGGTGTGGCGCACCAACTTCATGAAGCGGCTCCCCGAAAGGCTGCCGGTGGCCTGGTAA
- a CDS encoding tRNA-dependent cyclodipeptide synthase — protein sequence MTQAAFAPAETLRLQPYTDHCRVIADEGAHVVIGVSPGNSYFTAQRLRELTRWGLDHFDQVDLVYTDLHVADMYEALGYGADEARRKAVKNLRGVRAKVGAAVAEADPTGVRVRARGMSEFGDVPAYRELHRTVLDAVAADPVVRETCDALTGIFLAGKLAPGQVTDERQREVCRAYICAEVPLFLDTPAILGVPSSLNCYHQALPLADLLYGRGSGLRASRNQGHGILTPIGTTVEGVAR from the coding sequence GTGACTCAGGCGGCTTTCGCCCCTGCAGAGACGCTCCGACTCCAGCCGTACACCGATCACTGCCGCGTCATCGCCGACGAGGGCGCGCACGTGGTCATCGGCGTCTCCCCGGGAAACAGTTATTTCACCGCCCAGCGACTGCGCGAGCTGACGCGCTGGGGCTTGGACCACTTCGATCAGGTCGATCTCGTCTACACCGATCTGCATGTCGCCGACATGTACGAGGCGCTGGGGTACGGGGCCGACGAGGCACGGCGGAAGGCCGTCAAGAACCTGCGGGGGGTGCGGGCGAAAGTCGGGGCGGCCGTGGCCGAGGCCGATCCCACGGGGGTACGGGTACGGGCCCGCGGGATGTCGGAGTTCGGGGACGTCCCGGCCTACCGCGAGCTGCACCGCACGGTGCTCGACGCGGTGGCGGCCGACCCGGTGGTACGGGAGACCTGCGATGCGCTGACCGGCATCTTCCTGGCCGGGAAGCTGGCGCCGGGGCAGGTGACCGACGAGCGGCAGCGGGAGGTGTGCCGGGCGTACATCTGCGCCGAGGTGCCGCTCTTCCTGGACACGCCCGCGATCCTCGGGGTGCCGTCCTCGCTCAACTGCTACCACCAGGCACTGCCCCTGGCCGATCTGCTGTACGGGCGGGGGTCCGGGCTCCGGGCCTCGCGCAACCAGGGCCACGGCATCCTCACACCCATCGGAACCACCGTCGAAGGAGTCGCGCGATGA
- the glnA gene encoding type I glutamate--ammonia ligase, translated as MSQNNGFQNADEVQKFIKDNDVKMVDVRFCDLPGVMQHFTIPATAFDPAEELAFDGSSIRGFQAIHESDMALRADLSTARVDPFRRDKTLNINFFIHDPITGEQYSRDPRNIAKKAEAYLASTGIADTAYFGPEAEFYVFDSVRFETSANQGFYHIDSEAGAWNTGAVENNRGYKVRYKGGYFPAPPVDHFADLRSEISLELENVGLQVERQHHEVGTAGQAEINYKFNTLLAAADDLMLFKYIVKNVAWRNGKTATFMPKPIFGDNGSGMHVHQSLWANGDPLFYDETGYAGLSDTARYYIGGILKHAPSLLAFTNPTVNSYHRLVPGFEAPVNMVYSQRNRSAAMRIPITGSNPKAKRVEFRAPDPSSNPYLAFSALLLAGLDGIKNKIEPAEPIDKDLYELAPEEHANVQQVPTNLEAVLNALEDDNEYLQAGGVFTSDLIETWIDYKRTNEIAPIQLRPHPHEFELYFDL; from the coding sequence ATGTCCCAGAACAACGGGTTCCAGAACGCCGACGAGGTCCAGAAGTTCATCAAGGACAACGACGTCAAGATGGTCGACGTCCGGTTCTGTGACCTTCCTGGCGTGATGCAGCACTTCACGATCCCTGCGACGGCCTTCGACCCGGCGGAGGAGCTCGCCTTCGACGGCTCGTCGATCCGCGGTTTCCAGGCCATCCACGAGTCCGACATGGCGCTCCGCGCCGACCTGTCGACGGCCCGCGTGGACCCCTTCCGCCGTGACAAGACGCTGAACATCAACTTCTTCATCCACGACCCGATCACGGGCGAGCAGTACAGCCGTGACCCGCGGAACATCGCGAAGAAGGCCGAGGCGTACCTCGCCTCCACCGGCATCGCCGACACCGCCTACTTCGGCCCCGAGGCCGAGTTCTACGTCTTCGACTCGGTGCGCTTCGAGACCTCGGCGAACCAGGGCTTCTACCACATCGACTCCGAGGCCGGCGCCTGGAACACCGGTGCGGTGGAGAACAACCGCGGCTACAAGGTCCGCTACAAGGGCGGCTACTTCCCGGCCCCGCCGGTCGACCACTTCGCCGACCTGCGCTCGGAGATCTCCCTGGAGCTGGAGAACGTCGGCCTCCAGGTCGAGCGCCAGCACCACGAGGTCGGCACCGCCGGCCAGGCCGAGATCAACTACAAGTTCAACACGCTGCTCGCCGCGGCCGACGACCTGATGCTCTTCAAGTACATCGTGAAGAACGTCGCCTGGCGCAACGGCAAGACCGCGACCTTCATGCCGAAGCCGATCTTCGGCGACAACGGCTCGGGCATGCACGTCCACCAGTCGCTGTGGGCGAACGGCGACCCGCTGTTCTACGACGAGACGGGCTACGCGGGCCTCTCGGACACCGCCCGCTACTACATCGGCGGCATCCTCAAGCACGCCCCGTCGCTGCTCGCCTTCACCAACCCGACGGTGAACTCGTACCACCGCCTGGTGCCGGGCTTCGAGGCCCCGGTCAACATGGTGTACTCGCAGCGCAACCGCTCCGCCGCCATGCGCATCCCGATCACGGGCTCGAACCCGAAGGCCAAGCGCGTCGAGTTCCGCGCGCCGGACCCGTCCTCGAACCCGTACCTCGCCTTCTCGGCGCTGCTCCTCGCGGGCCTCGACGGCATCAAGAACAAGATCGAGCCGGCGGAGCCGATCGACAAGGACCTCTACGAGCTCGCTCCCGAGGAGCACGCCAACGTCCAGCAGGTCCCGACCAACCTGGAGGCCGTCCTCAACGCCCTCGAGGACGACAACGAGTACCTCCAGGCCGGCGGCGTCTTCACCTCGGACCTGATCGAGACCTGGATCGACTACAAGCGCACCAACGAGATCGCCCCGATCCAGCTGCGCCCGCACCCGCACGAGTTCGAGCTCTACTTCGACCTCTAG
- a CDS encoding RDD family protein, translating into MDNRQALGSWLSGPRAAAEDAGVDFGYRGEQLGLPEEGPGSIARPGRRLGALAVDWALCMLIAYGLITDGYNQATGNWALLLLFVLGVLTVGTVGSTPGKRLFSLRVVSVNGGRLGLFRVAIRSLLVCLAIPALIWDRDGRGLHDRLSGAVQVRG; encoded by the coding sequence GTGGACAACAGGCAAGCACTCGGATCTTGGCTCTCCGGCCCCCGCGCGGCGGCCGAGGACGCAGGCGTCGACTTCGGCTACCGCGGCGAGCAGCTCGGGCTGCCCGAGGAGGGTCCCGGCTCGATCGCCCGCCCCGGGCGGCGCCTGGGCGCCCTCGCCGTCGACTGGGCCCTCTGCATGCTGATCGCATACGGCCTGATCACCGACGGCTACAACCAGGCGACGGGCAACTGGGCCCTGCTCCTCCTGTTCGTCCTGGGCGTCCTGACGGTCGGCACCGTCGGCTCGACGCCCGGCAAGCGCCTCTTCAGCCTGCGCGTCGTCTCCGTGAACGGCGGCCGCCTCGGCCTGTTCCGGGTCGCGATCCGCTCCCTGCTCGTCTGCCTCGCGATCCCGGCCCTCATCTGGGACCGTGACGGCCGCGGCCTCCACGACCGCCTCTCCGGCGCCGTCCAGGTGCGCGGCTGA
- a CDS encoding DUF4191 domain-containing protein — protein sequence MARKANTGSADAANPGRLKQIALTYQMTRKADPKVGLVVAGVGIGVLGVLLAIGFLIGHPVYLGILGFVLALLAAAVVFGRRAERAAFGQMEGQPGAAAAVLQNVGRGWTTTPAVAMNRSQDVVHRAVGRAGIVLVAEGNPNRVKTLLAAEKKRMNRVVVDVPVHDIVVGDGDGQVPLKKIRTTMLKLPRVLTGPQVTAANDRLRAMGDLMSNMPLPKGPMPKGMRMPRGGKMR from the coding sequence ATGGCGAGGAAGGCAAACACGGGCAGCGCTGACGCTGCGAACCCCGGGCGACTGAAGCAGATCGCCCTCACGTACCAGATGACCCGGAAGGCCGACCCTAAGGTCGGCCTGGTCGTCGCGGGCGTGGGCATCGGCGTACTCGGTGTCCTCCTCGCGATCGGCTTCCTCATCGGTCATCCGGTCTACCTGGGCATCCTGGGCTTCGTCCTGGCGCTCCTGGCCGCGGCCGTCGTCTTCGGGCGGCGCGCCGAGCGCGCGGCCTTCGGACAGATGGAGGGCCAGCCGGGCGCGGCGGCGGCGGTGCTGCAGAACGTCGGGCGCGGCTGGACGACGACCCCCGCGGTCGCGATGAACCGCAGCCAGGACGTCGTGCACCGCGCGGTCGGCCGGGCCGGCATCGTGCTGGTGGCCGAGGGCAACCCGAACCGGGTCAAGACCCTGCTCGCGGCCGAGAAGAAGCGGATGAACCGCGTCGTGGTGGACGTGCCGGTGCACGACATCGTCGTCGGCGACGGCGACGGCCAGGTGCCCCTGAAGAAGATCCGTACGACCATGCTCAAGCTGCCTCGCGTGCTCACCGGCCCGCAGGTGACCGCGGCCAACGACCGGCTGCGGGCGATGGGCGACCTGATGAGCAACATGCCGCTGCCGAAGGGTCCGATGCCGAAGGGCATGCGGATGCCGCGCGGCGGAAAGATGCGCTGA
- the lipA gene encoding lipoyl synthase yields MSAVAPDGRKMLRLEVRNAQTPIERKPEWIKTRAKMGPEYTKMQGLVKSEGLHTVCQEAGCPNIFECWEDREATFLIGGDQCTRRCDFCQIDTGKPEALDRDEPRRVGESVVTMDLNYATITGVARDDLEDGGAWLYAETVRQIHQQTADRTEGRTKVELLAPDFNAVPELLKEVFDSRPEVFAHNVETVPRIFKRIRPGFRYERSLDVITQARDYGLVTKSNLILGMGETREEISEALRQLHDAGCELITITQYLRPSVRHHPVERWVKPQEFVELKEEADEIGFSGVMSGPLVRSSYRAGRLYQQAMEQRSRAGA; encoded by the coding sequence GTGTCCGCAGTCGCCCCCGACGGACGCAAGATGCTGCGCCTGGAGGTCCGGAACGCCCAGACCCCCATCGAGCGCAAGCCCGAGTGGATCAAGACCCGCGCGAAGATGGGTCCCGAGTACACGAAGATGCAGGGCCTCGTGAAGAGCGAGGGCCTGCACACGGTCTGCCAGGAGGCGGGCTGTCCCAACATCTTCGAGTGCTGGGAGGACCGCGAGGCGACCTTCCTCATCGGCGGTGACCAGTGCACCCGGCGCTGCGACTTCTGCCAGATCGACACGGGCAAGCCCGAGGCGCTGGACCGTGACGAGCCCCGCCGCGTGGGCGAGTCGGTCGTCACGATGGACCTGAACTACGCCACCATCACGGGCGTCGCGCGCGACGACCTGGAGGACGGCGGCGCCTGGCTGTACGCGGAGACCGTGCGCCAGATCCACCAGCAGACGGCGGACCGCACCGAGGGCCGCACCAAGGTCGAGCTGCTCGCCCCCGACTTCAACGCGGTGCCGGAGCTCCTCAAGGAGGTCTTCGACTCGCGCCCCGAGGTCTTCGCGCACAACGTCGAGACCGTCCCGCGGATCTTCAAGCGGATCCGCCCGGGCTTCCGTTACGAGCGCTCCCTGGACGTCATCACCCAGGCCCGCGACTACGGTCTGGTCACGAAGTCGAACCTGATCCTCGGCATGGGCGAGACCCGCGAGGAGATCAGCGAGGCACTCCGGCAGCTGCACGACGCGGGCTGCGAGCTCATCACGATCACGCAGTACCTGCGCCCCTCGGTCCGGCACCACCCCGTGGAGCGCTGGGTCAAGCCGCAGGAGTTCGTGGAGCTGAAGGAGGAGGCCGACGAGATCGGCTTCTCCGGCGTGATGTCGGGCCCGCTGGTCCGCTCCTCGTACCGCGCGGGCCGGCTGTACCAGCAGGCGATGGAGCAGCGCAGCCGAGCCGGAGCGTAG
- the lipB gene encoding lipoyl(octanoyl) transferase LipB, which translates to MSELRFVRLGFGEESVDYQVAWDRQREVHAARFADEIDDTCLLLEHPPVYTAGRRTQESERPLDGTPVVDVDRGGKITWHGPGQLVGYPIMKLPRPVDVVAHVRRLEEALIRTAAEFGVETTRIEGRSGVWVLGDPVEQRPSIGGLSLDFDPRLNDEEFDPRLNGPEYAPSNAGQRREDRKLAAIGIRVAKGVTMHGFALNVNPDNAWFDRIIPCGIRDAGVTSLANELGRDLTIEEVLPVAEKHLRDVLENAELKPREIERASA; encoded by the coding sequence GTGAGTGAGCTGCGATTCGTCCGCCTTGGGTTCGGCGAGGAGTCCGTCGACTACCAGGTGGCCTGGGACAGGCAGCGCGAAGTGCACGCCGCGCGGTTCGCCGACGAGATCGACGACACCTGCCTGCTGCTGGAGCACCCGCCGGTCTACACGGCCGGCCGGCGCACGCAGGAGAGCGAGCGGCCGCTGGACGGGACGCCGGTGGTGGACGTGGACCGGGGCGGCAAGATCACCTGGCACGGCCCGGGCCAGCTGGTCGGCTACCCGATCATGAAGCTGCCCCGCCCGGTGGACGTCGTCGCGCACGTGCGCCGCCTGGAGGAGGCCCTGATCCGTACGGCCGCCGAGTTCGGCGTGGAGACGACGCGGATCGAGGGACGCAGCGGGGTCTGGGTGCTCGGCGACCCGGTCGAGCAGCGGCCGTCGATCGGCGGCCTCTCCCTCGACTTCGACCCCCGACTGAACGACGAGGAGTTCGACCCGCGCCTCAACGGTCCCGAGTACGCCCCGTCCAACGCCGGCCAGCGGCGCGAGGACCGGAAGCTCGCCGCGATCGGCATCCGGGTCGCCAAGGGCGTCACCATGCACGGCTTCGCCCTCAACGTGAACCCGGACAACGCCTGGTTCGACCGGATCATCCCGTGCGGCATCCGCGACGCGGGCGTGACCTCGCTCGCCAACGAGCTGGGCCGGGACCTGACGATCGAGGAGGTGCTCCCGGTCGCGGAGAAGCACCTGCGGGACGTGCTGGAGAACGCGGAGCTGAAGCCGCGGGAGATCGAGCGGGCCTCGGCCTGA
- a CDS encoding regulator yields the protein MTERPPQRIPNRQLAALIAEAGFSNAGLARRVDQLGLEHGLDLRYDKTSVTRWLRGQQPRGTTPALIAEVFTRRLGRRLSAQDLGLDACAPVYAGLEFAATPEEAVDIVSGLWRKDSGSHAELRKIAFTPAGLVVPSRDWLIGRADDRVARGEPAPTPPARPGAPLGAAQDPRVPPQGRFSVPRQRGTDRGPGQRVSSGDVAALRSVGELFRTLDHAYGGGHARQALVRYLEHEAEPMLRGTYGESTGRRLFAAAADLTRLAGWTSYDIAAHGLAQRYFVQALRLAQAAGDRAYGSYVLLTMSCQAVYLGHGREAVQLARVAQQGVGPAAPPVVQAMLHAVEARGHAVLGEARVCSASLVRAERALEAARPGDEVPYWARHFDEAQLADELGHCHRDLQQYRTAAQHAERALQLRAPGFARSRLFCRVVLATSRLALGELEQACALGAEAAQQASEMRSARALEYVRDFERRLEPYRDAAAARTYRDRVAALG from the coding sequence ATGACGGAACGACCACCGCAGCGCATCCCGAACCGCCAGCTCGCCGCGCTCATCGCCGAAGCCGGGTTCTCCAACGCGGGGCTCGCCAGACGGGTCGACCAGCTCGGTCTGGAACACGGGCTCGACCTGCGGTACGACAAGACCTCCGTGACCCGCTGGCTCCGCGGTCAGCAGCCGCGCGGCACCACCCCCGCCCTCATCGCCGAGGTCTTCACCCGCCGCCTCGGCCGCCGCCTCTCCGCCCAGGACCTCGGCCTCGACGCCTGCGCGCCGGTCTACGCGGGCCTGGAGTTCGCCGCCACCCCCGAGGAGGCCGTCGACATCGTCAGCGGCCTGTGGCGCAAGGACTCCGGCAGCCACGCCGAACTCCGCAAGATCGCCTTCACCCCGGCCGGCCTCGTCGTCCCCAGCCGCGACTGGCTGATCGGCCGCGCCGACGACCGGGTCGCCCGCGGCGAACCCGCCCCCACCCCGCCCGCCCGCCCGGGCGCTCCCCTCGGAGCCGCGCAGGACCCCCGGGTCCCGCCCCAGGGCCGCTTCTCCGTCCCCCGCCAGCGCGGCACGGACAGGGGCCCCGGGCAGCGGGTCTCCAGCGGCGACGTCGCCGCCCTCCGCTCCGTCGGCGAGCTCTTCCGCACCCTCGACCACGCCTACGGCGGCGGCCACGCCCGCCAGGCCCTCGTCCGCTACCTGGAGCACGAGGCCGAGCCGATGCTGCGCGGCACGTACGGGGAGAGCACGGGCCGCCGGCTCTTCGCCGCGGCCGCCGACCTCACCCGGCTCGCCGGCTGGACCTCGTACGACATCGCCGCCCACGGCCTCGCCCAGCGGTACTTCGTCCAGGCGCTGCGCCTCGCCCAGGCGGCCGGGGACCGGGCCTACGGCTCGTACGTGCTCCTCACCATGAGCTGCCAGGCCGTCTACCTCGGCCACGGCCGCGAGGCCGTCCAGCTCGCCAGGGTCGCCCAGCAGGGCGTCGGCCCCGCCGCCCCGCCCGTCGTCCAGGCGATGCTGCACGCCGTCGAGGCGCGCGGGCACGCCGTCCTCGGCGAGGCGCGGGTCTGCAGCGCCTCCCTGGTCCGCGCCGAGCGGGCCCTCGAAGCGGCCCGACCCGGAGACGAAGTGCCGTACTGGGCCCGCCACTTCGACGAGGCGCAGCTCGCCGACGAGCTCGGGCACTGCCACCGGGACCTCCAGCAGTACCGGACCGCCGCGCAGCACGCCGAGCGCGCGCTCCAGCTCCGCGCACCCGGCTTCGCCCGCAGCCGCCTGTTCTGCCGGGTCGTCCTCGCCACCTCACGCCTGGCCCTGGGCGAACTGGAGCAGGCGTGCGCGCTGGGCGCGGAGGCGGCGCAGCAGGCGTCGGAGATGCGGTCGGCGCGGGCGCTCGAATACGTCCGCGACTTCGAGCGCCGGCTCGAGCCGTACCGCGACGCGGCGGCGGCCCGCACGTACCGCGACCGAGTAGCCGCCCTGGGCTGA
- a CDS encoding NAD(P)/FAD-dependent oxidoreductase, protein MLSTASSAQHRDVVEAVDVVIVGAGIAGLAAAHRLTCAGLAVAVLEAEPRVGGRLATDPVDGFLLDRTGPLLTLSSEDLRAAPGLAGLALRPFAPGVLVHNDGRYARWALPHPRRTAGHRGGGVHRGVGGAFSVARALASAPRNPAASLDQARLGASLVRLAATPTARLLARPERTAREALTARLPARTVQGVLRPLLAALLADPDLGMSSRQADLALRAFARGRPAVPEGGSAALPERLAAALPPGTVRTGVRVTDVSVSRVTTAEHGVIGCRSVLLATGARTAAELLPGLRVPGFHPVTVLHHTAPVAPTADPTLLLESDPDGPVAHTAVMSAVDPSRAPAGRALITSTVLGAPPDDTERRVRKHLATLYGTSTDDWELLALYHTAQAVPSMPPPHDARRSVRLLAGLYVCGDHRDVSTPQGALSSAHRATESLLTDLKIRRPAPANDRAA, encoded by the coding sequence GTGCTCAGTACCGCAAGCAGCGCACAGCACAGGGACGTCGTGGAGGCCGTCGACGTCGTCATCGTCGGAGCCGGGATCGCGGGGCTGGCGGCCGCACACCGGCTGACCTGCGCCGGGCTCGCCGTCGCCGTCCTGGAGGCGGAGCCACGGGTCGGCGGCCGGCTGGCCACCGACCCCGTCGACGGCTTCCTGCTCGACCGGACGGGCCCGCTGCTCACGCTCTCGTCCGAGGACCTCCGCGCCGCGCCGGGGCTCGCCGGGCTCGCGCTGCGTCCCTTCGCCCCCGGCGTGCTCGTCCACAACGACGGGCGGTACGCACGGTGGGCCCTTCCGCACCCGCGCCGGACGGCCGGCCACCGGGGCGGCGGGGTCCACCGGGGCGTGGGGGGAGCGTTTAGCGTGGCGCGCGCCCTCGCGAGCGCCCCCCGCAATCCGGCCGCCTCGCTCGACCAGGCGCGGCTCGGCGCCTCCCTCGTCCGGCTCGCCGCGACCCCGACCGCACGCCTGCTCGCCCGCCCCGAGCGGACCGCCCGCGAGGCCCTCACCGCCCGGCTCCCCGCCCGGACCGTGCAGGGCGTGCTGCGGCCGCTGCTCGCCGCGCTCCTCGCCGACCCGGACCTCGGCATGTCGAGCCGTCAGGCGGACCTGGCGCTACGGGCCTTCGCCCGCGGCCGGCCGGCCGTCCCCGAAGGCGGCTCGGCGGCGCTCCCCGAACGGCTCGCCGCCGCGCTGCCGCCCGGTACGGTCCGCACCGGCGTCCGGGTCACCGACGTGTCGGTCTCCCGGGTCACGACCGCCGAACACGGCGTCATCGGCTGCCGCTCCGTCCTCCTGGCCACGGGCGCGCGCACGGCGGCGGAGCTGCTGCCGGGCCTGCGCGTCCCCGGCTTCCACCCGGTGACCGTCCTGCACCACACGGCGCCCGTGGCACCCACCGCGGACCCCACCCTGCTCCTGGAGTCCGACCCCGACGGGCCGGTGGCCCACACGGCGGTGATGAGCGCGGTCGACCCGTCCCGGGCCCCGGCCGGGCGGGCCCTCATCACCTCGACGGTCCTCGGGGCGCCGCCGGACGACACGGAGCGGCGTGTCCGCAAGCACCTCGCCACGCTCTACGGCACCTCCACGGACGACTGGGAGCTCCTCGCGCTCTACCACACCGCCCAGGCGGTCCCCTCGATGCCGCCGCCGCACGACGCGCGCCGCTCGGTCCGGCTGCTGGCCGGTCTGTACGTCTGTGGGGACCACCGGGACGTCAGCACGCCCCAGGGCGCCCTCTCCTCGGCCCACCGGGCGACGGAGTCCCTCCTGACGGACCTGAAGATCCGCCGCCCGGCCCCGGCGAACGACAGGGCAGCCTGA